A stretch of DNA from Candidatus Polarisedimenticolia bacterium:
CAGCGGCGGGCTCCTGGAAATCCGCTGCGGCCGAGCCAACGGTTCCTGTCACCTGAGCGTCCGGGATGGCGGGTGCGGCATGTCCGAGGAGGTCCGCCGGCGGGTATTCGAGCCGTTCTTCACCCACGGCAAGGCCCACGGAACCGGGCTGGGGATGGCCATCGTGCAGAGGATCGTCGCCGAGCATGGCGGCTCCATCCGGATCGACAGCACGCCCGGCCAGGGCACCACCATCGAGCTGATCCTGCCGGCGGCCGGTCCGGCGGCCGCCCGGGCTTAGGAGACCGGAAGCCTGTCCGTCTGGACCGTCAGGCTCCTGGAGGGTCGGCGAGGGGGCCGGCCTCGCGGGCCCCCGGTCGGACTCAGGGAGCGTCCTGAACCGTCAGCGCGAACTCCTCGTGGCCGAGGGTGGGGTCCGGCAGGAACTGGAGCGGCGGCCAGGGGGCGGACGTGGCCGCGCCGCGCAGCAGCCCCTCCCCCTGTTCCGCCAGCCGGGCGGCCACCTCCGGGTGGACCCGTGCGGTGACCCGGGCGCCCGACGCCATCGGGCCCAGAGTCCGGATCTCCCTCAGGATCTCCCAGAGGATGGTCTCCGGTGATTTCAAGCGGCCCGATCCGGAGCACGCGGGGCACGGCCTGCACAGCACCCGTTCCAGGTTTCGACGGGTGCGCTGCCGGGTGATTTCCACCAGGCCGAATTCGCTGATCTGCAGCATGCGCGACTTCGCCCGGTCCTTCTGCATCTCGGCCTCGAGCACCCTGACGACCTCGTCCTTGCTCGCCTGCTCCGCCATGTCGATGAAATCGATGACGATGATTCCGCCCAGGTCACGCAGGCGGATCTGGCGGACAATTTCCGTCGCCGCCTCCAGATTGGTCCTGAGAATCGTCTCCTCGAGCCGGTTCTTGCCTACGAATTTGCCCGTGTTCACGTCCACGGCCACCAGGGCCTCGGTCGGGTTGATCACGATCGATCCCCCCGATCGCAACCAGACGCGCGGCCGGAGGGAGCGCTCGATTTCCCGTTGCAGCCCGCGCTCCTCGAACAGGGGCCGCGGTCCCGTGTGCCGGCGGATGCGCGGCATCAGGTCCGGCTCGATCCGGGACACGAACGCCTCCGCCTCACGGCCTGTCGCCTCGCCGTCCCATACGACCTGGACGACGTCACGATTCAGGAGGTCCCGGAGCACCTTGATCACCATTCCGGCTTCCTCGTGCAGGAGAGCCGGCGTCGCCAGGGATCCCGTCCGGCGCCGGATCTCCTCCCACGCCTGGGCCAGGTAGCGCGCGTCGGCCGGAAAATCCGAAGCGTCTCTCCCCTCTCCCGCCGTGCGGACGATGAAACCGCCGGGCAATCCCAGGTCCCGGGCCAGGTCGCGCGCCGCGTCCTTGAGTCGCTCGCGCTCGGCCACGTCCTCGATCCTGCGGGACACGCCGATGTGGGGTATTCCCGGCAGGTAGACCAGGAACCGGCCGGGCAGCGACAGGTGCGAGGTCAGCCTGGCCCCTTTGTCCGCCACCGGGTCCTTCCTGACCTGAACGACGATCTCCTGTCCGGGCGCGAGCAGGTCCTCGATGCGCGGCGGAGGGGGGGTCCCGCTCGAGGGGATCCCCGCCGGCTCCTCCTCCCCTGGATCCCCCTCCTCGAGCCTGTCTGGGTCGACCCGGCTCCCGGCGTCCTCGACGTACAGAAACGCGTCGCGGTCGATGCCGATGTCGACGAACGCCGCCTGCATGCCCGGGAGGACATTGCTCACGCGGCCCTTGTAGATGTTTCCGGCGACGCCGCGGGCCGAGGACCGTTCGACGTGGAGCTCCGCCAGGTGGTCGTCCTCGAGCACGGCGATGCGGGTTTCCGGAGTGATCCCCTCGATCAGGATTTCGCGACGCATGGGGCCCCCAGGAGCCTGTCCGACTATGGCGCCGGGTTCTCAGTTGACCAGACGTCTCATCCAGACGTTCAGCACCAGTCCCATTCCCAGGAGGGTGCTGGCGAGCGATGAGCCGCCGTAGCTCATCAGAGGCAGCGGCACGCCGGTGGTGGGCAGGAGACCGACGACGACGCCGATGTTCAGCAGCGCCTGGCCGGCGAAGACGCACACCACCCCGATCGCCAGGAACACGCCGAGACGATCGCGGGCGGCGCGGGCCGTGGCAAGGCAGCGATAGATGATCGCGAAGTACAGGCCCAGGGCCAGGAACGCCCCGACGAAGCCTCGCTCCTCGGCCAGGACGGCGAAGACGAAGTCGGTGTGCTGCTCCGGCAGGAATTGCAGCTGACCCTGCGTTCCCGAGAGGAAACCCTTCCCCATCAAGCCGCCCGACCCGACCGCGA
This window harbors:
- a CDS encoding Rne/Rng family ribonuclease, yielding MRREILIEGITPETRIAVLEDDHLAELHVERSSARGVAGNIYKGRVSNVLPGMQAAFVDIGIDRDAFLYVEDAGSRVDPDRLEEGDPGEEEPAGIPSSGTPPPPRIEDLLAPGQEIVVQVRKDPVADKGARLTSHLSLPGRFLVYLPGIPHIGVSRRIEDVAERERLKDAARDLARDLGLPGGFIVRTAGEGRDASDFPADARYLAQAWEEIRRRTGSLATPALLHEEAGMVIKVLRDLLNRDVVQVVWDGEATGREAEAFVSRIEPDLMPRIRRHTGPRPLFEERGLQREIERSLRPRVWLRSGGSIVINPTEALVAVDVNTGKFVGKNRLEETILRTNLEAATEIVRQIRLRDLGGIIVIDFIDMAEQASKDEVVRVLEAEMQKDRAKSRMLQISEFGLVEITRQRTRRNLERVLCRPCPACSGSGRLKSPETILWEILREIRTLGPMASGARVTARVHPEVAARLAEQGEGLLRGAATSAPWPPLQFLPDPTLGHEEFALTVQDAP